The Streptomyces noursei ATCC 11455 sequence GCGTGCAGCGTCCGCTCGCCCTCCTCGGTCAGGAACAGCAGCTTGCGGCGGCCGTCGGCGGTGTCGGTGCGGCGGACTATCAGCCCCCGGCCCTCCAGCCGCCGGGCCACGTCCGCCATCGTGGAGGTGTCCAGCGCCACCGCCGACGCCATCGACCGCTGATCCCGTCCAGGCGTCGCGTCCACCGCGGTCAGCACCGCGAACTGCGGCCCGGTCAGCGTCGGATCGACCGCGCGCACCCACACGGCCAGATACGCCTGGTAGAGCCGGCGCACCTGATAGCCGGGCGCCGCCGTCAGGGCGTGCGGGATCGCCACACCGGCTTCGGCGGTGCGGGGAGCCTCGGGGGATCCGGGAGCGGAGGATGTGGTCTCGTCAGCCATGGGGCAACTCAATCACGGTGCGCGGGGACGGTTCCCGCGGGCGGCCCGTCCCGCTCACCCCACCATGGGGCGCAGCGCCGCACGCAGTGCGGCCCGTGCGGCCGGCGGGTTGTCCCAGAAGAGCATGTGGCCGGCGTCCGGGACCGCGGTCACCGCGGCCGACGGCAGCGACGCCCGCGCCTCCTGCGCCCCGGCCGCGGTGACCACCGGGCTCTGCGCGCCGTACAGCAGCGCCGTGCGGCCGGTGACCGCGGGCCACCAGGCGAAGAAGTCCTCGGTCTCGAAACCGCGGTGGGTGGCGGCGATCGCCCGCCGGTCGCAGCTGGACAACCACCGTGCCCGCAACTCCTGTTCCCGACGCGGCCACCGCGGCCACGACCGGGCGACCTCCTCGGCGTCCGTGCCCCGCTCGGCCTCCGCCAACTGCCCCAGGAACGCCGCCAGCGTGGTGGGGTACGGGCCGCGGCCCGGCCCGCTCATCGGGGGATCGGCCAGCACGCTGCCGCCGATCGCGACCCTGCCGCGGGCCGCGACCACCGCCGCGATCCGCGCGCCCATGGAGTGCCCGAACAGCAGCGGCCGGGCCAGCCCGAGCCCCTCGATCACCGCCTCGGTGTCCTCGGCGTAGACCTCCAGCCGGTAGCCGCGCCCGTCGCCGTCGCCGTCGCCGTCGCCGTCGTCCGACGGGCCGTCGGCGCTCCCGTCCGACAGCCCGCGCCCGCGCACGTCGAGCACCAACGGCCGTACCAGATCGGTGAGTTCCCGCACCACGAAGTCCATGGTGACGGCCGGGCTGGTGATGCCCGGCAGGACCACCAGGGCGGGCCCGTCCCCGCCGTAGTCCAGGACGTGCAGCCGGGTGGCCCCCGAGCGCACCCATCGGCTGGTGGCCGGCACGTCGGCCAGGTCCGCCAGCGCGGACTGGAGAACGGACCGGCCGGACGCGGCGGGCCGCCGGGACTCCGGGGCCTGCTCGCGTGCCCCGTACTCCCCGTGTTCTCCGTACTTCCCGTACTGCTGGTAGTCCTCGTGCTGCCGGTACTGAGGCATGACGGTCACCTTCCTGATGGCGCAAGGGGGAGGGGCGGGAGGCGCGGCGGGCGACGGGCACGGCGGATGCGGCGGTCGTGGCCGCTCAGTCGCCCGCCGGCCCGCCCAGATAGCCGATCGCGTCCTCCAGCGCGATGACATCGCCGTACTTGGCCTGGATGTCGAAGAGGGCGGCGTCGTGCGGGCCCGCCGCCCGGTCCCCGACGCACTCCCGCGGCACCAGCACCGGGAACCCGGACTGCACCGCGTCGACCGCGGTGGCCCGTACGCAGCCGCTGGTGGTCGCGCCGCACACCACCGCGGTGTCGCAGCCCAGCCCGGTCAGGGTGGCGGCCAACGGGGTGCCGAAGAACGCCGAGGCGCCCTTCTTGACCACCAGCGGATCGCTCTCCCGCCGCGGCAGTCGCGGATCGAGGGCGACCGCCTCGCCGCCCTCCAACAGGGTGCCCAGGCCCGGCGCCTTGCGCAGCCAGGTGATGTGGTCACCGGCCACCTCGGCGGAGGTGTAGGCGATCGCGGTGAACAGGACCGGGACGCCGGCGGGCCGGCCCGCCTCGATCAGCCGGGCGGTTGCCGCGACGACCTCGGTCAGATCGGCACCGGTCGGGAACCGGTCCTCGGTGAACCCCCGGGTCAGATCGACGACGATGAGCGCCGGCCGCCGACCGCGACGCACCGGGGCGCCGAAGCCGGCCCGTTCGTAGGTCCGGTCGGTGGCCGTCCCGTAGTGGCTCATGCCCGCCCCCGGTGCAGTGTCCGCAGCTCCCGCCGCATCCCCGCGAGCCGCCCCAGCAACCAGCCCTCGCCCACCCCGACCGCGAACGCGACGGCCAACGGGCCGTACTTGGCCAGCACGGGCCTGAGGGCGGGTCCGAAGACGACCGAGAGCCCGTCAAGATCCGCTCCGGCAGCGGTGGTTGGCGCAGGTGCCGGCACCGGACCGGCCGGCGCCGCTGTCGTCACCGGCGTCGTCGTCGCGGTGCCGCCCCGTTCGGCCGCCAGCAACCCGCCCAGGTTCCGGGCGAACTGCTCCAGGATCCGCGTCGAGACGGTGCCGATCGCGCCCTTGCCGAACTGGGCCAGCTTGCCCCGGATCACCAGATCCGTCACCAGCTCCAGCCGCGCTCCCTCCGGTGCCTCGGTGACGGTCAGCGTCACCTCCGCCTCCGCGTCGCCGTTGCCGTGGGCGTCCGCGCCGCGGGCCTGCACCCGCAGCCGCCGGCGGTCGGCGTCGGTCTCCAGGAACCGCACCGTGCCGGCGTACGCGGCCGTGATCGGCCCGACCTTGACCCGCACCCGCCCCTGCCAGGCATCGCCGTCCCGGCCGTCCAGCACCGCGCCCGGCATGCAGGACGCCACCCGCTGCACGTCGTTGACCAGGGCGAACACCGCATCCGGCGCGGCGTTCACCGGCACCGTGTTGCTGAGCTGCATCACTTCTCCTTCCGGGCGTCGGGCCGGGCCGCCCGCCGGGCCGCGGCGCACTGTTCGATCGCCTCCACGATGGGCTGGTAGCCGGTGCACCGGCACAGGTTGGCGGCGACCGCCTCGCGGATCTGCTCCCGGTCGGCGTCCGGCCGCTCGGCGAGGAAACCCTCGGCGAGCATCAGGAACCCGGGCGTGCAGAAGCCGCACTGCAGGGCGTGCCGCTCCCGGAACGCGCGCTGCAGATCGCCGAGTTCGTCGGGCCGGCCGCAGGACCCCGCCGACAGCGATTCGACGGTGCGGATCCGGGCCCCCTCCGCCTGCGCGGCGAACATCAGGCAGGCCCGCACCGGCCGGTCGTCGACCAGGACCGTGCAGGCGCCGCAGATGCCGTGCTCGCAGCCGACGTGGGTGCCGGTCAGCCGCAGTTCGTGGCGGAGCACGTCCACCAGCGTGCGGCGCGGCTCGGTGATCACCTCGTGCCGCTCCCCGTTCACGTCGAGGACCATCAGCTGGAGCTCCGGCGCCTCCGGGGCGGGGGCGTCGGCGGCGGGGGCGTCGGTCGGCCGGGAGTGCGTGGTCATCGGGTGCTCTCCTGGTAGTGCCGGCGGTGCAGCGCGCGGTGCACCGTCTCGGGGGTGATCGGGGTGTCGTCCAGTTCCACGCCGGTGGGGCGCAGGGCGTCGTTGACGGCGTTGAGCACGGCCGCGGGGGCGCCGATCGTGCCGCCCTCGCCCGCGCCCTTCGCGCCGGTCTCGGTGAACGCGCACGGCGTCTGGAGATGGTGGATCGCCACGTCGGGGATCTCGTGCGCGGTGGGCACCTTGTAGTCCATGAAGCTGGTCGCCGACGGCTCGCCCTGGGCGTCGTAGGTCACCCGCTCGAACAGCGCCCCGGCGATGCCCTGGGCGATCCCGCCCCGGCACTGGCCCTCCACCACCTGCGGGTTGATGGCCACCCCGCAGTCCTCGACGCAGACGTAGCGCAGGATCTCCACCCGGCCGGTGTCGGGGGCGAGTTCGACGACGGTGCCGTGTGTGGCGTTGGAGAACGTGCCGTCGTTGAAGACGTCGAACGACGCCGTGGCGGTGAGCCCCGGCTCGATGTCCTTGGGCAGCAGATCGGCTCGTAGATAGGCGAGTTCGGCCAGTTCGACGTAGCCGATCGCGGTGTCGGGATCGTCCCGGCGGAACACCTCGCCGCGGCCGAGGGCGGTCCGGTCCACGGGAACGTCCCAGCGGGCCGCGGCGAGCGCGCGCAGCTTGTCGCCGAGCCGCCCGGCGGCCAGCCGTACGGCGCTGCCGCCGATCGCGACCGAACGGCTGGCGAAGGTGCCCCAGCCGTAGGGGACCCGATCGGTGTCCCCCTGGTGCAGCCGCACCTTGTCGAGGTCCAGGCCGAGTTCGTCCGCGACGATCTGCGCCAGGGTCGTCTCGTGGCTCTGCCCATGGCTCATCGTCCCGGTGGTGACGGTCACCGCCCCGCTGGGATCCATCCGCGCCTCGGAGAGGTCGAAGCCGGGGACGACCGCCATCTTCCGCTGCGCGAAGGCGGCGGAGCCGTAGCCGGTCCGCTCGCTGAAGCAGGCGTATCCGATCCCCACGTGGCGGCCCTCGGCACGGGCCGTGCGCTGCCTGTCGTACCAGCCCTCCGCGCGCAGCGTCCGCTCGCACAGGTCCAGCGACTCCCGGTAGGAGCCGGGGTCGTAGGTGATGCCGTTGACGCCGGTGTAGGGGAAGGAGGTGATGAGGTTGCGGCGGCGGATCTCCACCGGGTCGAGGTCCAGTTCCCGGGCGGCGCGCTCGAACAGCCGCTCCATGACCATCACGTACTGCGGGCGGCTGACCCCGCGGTACGGGGCGGAGGGCGCCTTGTTGGTGGCGACCGCCCGGCCGCGCACCCGATAGGCGGGCACGGTGTAGACCCCCGGCATCTCCGCGGCGGCCATCAGCGGTTCGATGCCCGCGGTGAACGGATAGCAGGAGTAGGCGCCCATGTCGCACACCACGTCCGCGTCCAGCGCCAGGATCCGGCCGTTCGCGTCGAAGGCGGCCCGCACGTCGTAGTGCTGCTCGCGGGCGAGGAACGACGCCGACAGCGCGTCCTTGCGGTCCTCGATCCACTTCACCGGGCGCCGCAGCCGGAGCGCGGCCGCCGCCGCGGCGATCTCCTCCCGCCCCACCACGCACTTCAACCCGAAGCCGCCGCCCATGTCGGGCACCACCACCCGCACCGCCCGCTCGGCCAGTCGCAGGCACCGGGACGCCACCGTCCGCACCTGGTGCGGGACCTGGGTGCAGGTGTGGAGGACCAGCTGCTCCTCCCGGTCGTCCCAGTGCGCCACCGCGCCCCGGGTCTCCAGCGGCAGGGCGTTCTGCCGGCCGGTGCGGGCCTCCACCCGGACCACGCGGTCGGCGGCGGCGAAGACTTCGTCGATGCCGTCGGTGGCGAACAGCTCCACGTCCACCAGGGTGTTGCGGGCGGCCTCGGCGTGGACCAGCGGAGCGCCGTCGGCCAGCGCCGCCGCCTCGCTCGTCACCGGGGGGCGGACGGCGTAGCGGACCCGGGCGGCCTCGATCCCGTCCTCGGCGGCATAGGCGTCGCGGGCGACCACGATCGCGACCGGCTCGCCGACGTACCGCACCCGGTCGCGGGCCAGTACCGGCATCGCCGTGGTGACGAACTCCTGTGGCGGACGGTCGAGTCGGGCGATGATGTCGCCCGCCTTCAGGTCCTCCGCGGTGAACGCGGCGACCACCCCCGGCACCGCGCGCACCGCGCTCAGATCGATCGCGGTGATCTCGCCGTGCGCGACCGTGCTGCGGACGAACTGCGCGTGCAGCATGCCCGGCAGCGCGATGTCGTCGACGAACCGCCCGCGCCCGGTCAGCAGCCGGGGGTCCTCCCGCCGCGGCACGGACCGCCCGATCAGCCGCCCCTCGCCCTGCCGCGCACCGTTCTCGCCCCGGGTCATCGCCGCCCCGCCTCCCGCCGCTCCGTCGCTTCCGCCGCCTCCGCGCAGGCCCGCTCGACCAGGGCCCGGACGAGCTGCCGCCGGTAGGCCGTGCTGCCGCCCGCGTCGTCCGGTGGATCGACGGCCGCGGCCGCCACCGCCGCGCACTCGGCGAATGATCCGCCGCCGGCCAGCACCGCCTCCGCCGCCGGCACCCGGACCGGCACCGGCGCCACCCCGCCGAGCCCCACCCGGCCGCCGCGCACCCGCCCTCCGTCGATGTCGAGGTCCACGACCGCCGACACGAGCGCGAAGTCCCCCTTGCGCTCGGCGAATTCGGTGAGCGCGGCGTGCGGTGCGGGCCGCGGGAAGACGATCTCGGTGAGCAGCTCGTCGGGCTCCAGAACGCTGGTGTACGGGCCGACGAAGAACTCCTCGGCCGGGACCCGGCGTTGCCCGCCGGGGCCGGCGACGCGCAGCCGGGCGCCGAGGGCGACCGCGAGCAGGCACCACTCGGCGGTCGCGTCGGCGTGCGCGACGCTGCCGCCGACCGTGCCGCGGGTCCGGATCGGCAGATGGCCGATCCAGCCCATGGCCCGGCGCAGCACCGCGAACCCGGTGCCCAACACCTCGTCGGGGGCGGTCTCCACGGTGTGATGGGTCGTCAGTGCGCCGATGTGCAGGGCGCCGTCGGGCCCGGCGCCGAGGTGGTCGAGTGCGCGCAGGGCGCCGATGTCGACGAGGTGACTCGGCCGGGCCAGTCGGAAGTTCATCATCGCGACCAGGCTCTGCCCGCCGGCGATGACCTTGGCGTCCTCGCCCAGTTCGGCCAGCAACTGGGTGGTGCCGTGGACGTCGCGGGCCCGGTGGTAGCGGAAGGGGGCGGGTTTCATGGGCTTCCTGTTCGTGTCGTCGGGCCGGTTCCCGGCGGGGCCCGGGCCGGGCGCGTCCGGTGCGGTGGGGCCTCAGCGGGCGAACGGATAGGAGAACGCCACCTGGTCGGGGTCGTTGAGCGGGGTCCCGCGCCACAGCCAGTCGTAGGAGAGGTCCGACTCGCCGTCGAAGCGGCGCAGTTGCGCGTCCCGGGCCCGCTGCTCGGGGCCGTCGGGGAAGTGGTAGAAGGTCTTGTTCTGCAAGGACGCCTCCTGCACCATCCCGGCGTGCTTGGCGCGCCGGTCGACGTACCGGCGCAGCGCCTGCGGCACCCCGGAGGCGGTGACCGCCCCCAGCTCCTCGGCCAGCACCGCGGCGTCCTCCATGGCCTGCGAGGCGCCCTGCGCCTGGTAGGGGAGCATGGCGTGGCAGGCGTCGCCGAGCAGCGCCACGTGCCCGTCCGTCCAGACCGGGTCCCGCCGCCGGTGGTACAGGGCGAAGCAGCCGACGTCCTCCTTGGCCTTGGACAGCATCGCCGGCACCCGGTCGTCCCAGCCGGGGAAGGCGTCCACCAGGTCCTGCGGGGTGGCGGGCACCGTCCACTTCTCGGCGACCTCGTCGGTGCACGGCACACAGGCCACCACGTTCAGATACGCGCCGCCGCGGATCAGGTAGTGGACGAGGTGCCGTTCCGGCCCGTACCAGATGGTGCTCTGGAAGCGGTCCACCAGCCAGCGGGTGGCCGGGTCGGCGGCGATCAGCTCGCCCGGGATCAGGGCCCGGTAGGCCATCTCCCCGGAGAACAGCAGGGTGTCCGGCGCCCCGATCAGCTCCCGCACCCGCGAGCGGACGCCGTCCGCGCCGATCAGCACGTCGCCGGCGAACCGCCGCCCGTCGTCGGTGACCGCCACCGGCCGCTCGGGCCGGGCGCGGTCCAGCTCGACCACCCGGCTCGCGGTGTGGATCGTCACGACCGGGCCCGGACCGGTCGGATCGAGACAGGCCGCCATGAGCACCTGGTGCAGATCGGCGCGGTGGTAGTGCCAGTACGGGGCGTCGAACCGGTCCTTGCACGCCTGGCCGAGCGGCGTGAGCGCCACCACCCGGCCGTCCTGCCAGCGCCGCCGCACCTGGTCGAGCGGTTCGGTGTGGATCGCCTCCAACTGCCGGCGCAGCCCCAGCCCGAGCAGGATCCGGCTGGCGTTGGGCGCGGTCTGGATGCCGGCGCCGACCTCGCCGAGCAGCGGCGCCTGCTCCAGGACGGTGACCCGCAGCCCGCGCTGGCGCAGCGCCAGCGCCGCGGTCAGGCCGCCGAGACCGCCGCCGGTGATGGTGACTTCGTAGGACTGACTGGGCACCATGCTTCCTCCAGGACGTTCCGCACGGACACGAGGGGACGGGACGCGGCGGCCGGTCAGCCGTCGGCGGGCCGGGCGTCGTCGACGAGCCGGCCGTCCACCACCACCTCCGTCCCGTCGACCGTCACCGAGCAGCCGCGCATGGCGATGTCGAGGTGGGCGTAGGACTCGCGGCCCAGTACGGGGTGCGGGCCCGTCGACCACAGGAAGTTGCCGGCGAAGGCCCGGGCGTCCATGCCCATCAGCTCGTCCTTGCCGTACATGGCGGTGGCGAACCAGTCGGCGGTCCGCATCAGCCCCCAGCCCAGGTGCGACAGGCTGCGCGCCCAGGTGTCCCGGGAGTCCTCGAAGAACGTGGCGAGCAGGTCGGCGTCGGCGCCGCCGCTGACCTTCTCGATGTGGCCGCCGGCGATCCGCAGTGTCACCGGCTCCCGGACGTACTCCTTGAACGGCAGCAGGATGTCGCCCGGGGCCAGCACGATCTGCCCGTCGGAGAACTCCGGCCAGCACAGCACCATGGTGCTCGGCCAGTGGTCCCACCGGCCCGGATCGTCGGCGAAGCCGCACTGGAACTCCGGCTTGGAGCCGCTGAGTTGGACGGTCAGGTCGGTGCCGGCGGCGGAGCGCACCCGCATCCGCGACGACCGCCGGAGCAGCTCGACGCCGCGCAGCACCTCGGCCTTGTCCTCCTCCTTGGGGAGGTTGCGGATCAGCACCTCGGGGGCGTCGCAGACGAAGAGGATGCGGGTGCCGGTCCGGAGGATCTCCTGTTGGACCGGGGCGTGGATGAAGCCCTCGCGGGTGAGATCGACCACCAGGTCCGCCGATTTGAGCAGGTCCTGGGCGGTGGTGTCGTTGAGGACGGAGGTCAGCCCGGGGCCGGCGCCGGTGTGCGTGCTGGGCATCGGCGCGGGCGTGCCACCGGGGACGGTCGCGGCGATGACATGCGCGCCGCACGCCTTGGCCGCGCCGAACGCCGCCGCGACGTAGTCGCCGCGACTGTCCGGCTCGGCCAGCACCACGACGTGTTCGTCGGCGCGCAGTTTGCACAGCCGCAGCTGGCGGGTGAAGACGTCGAGCAGATCGACGGACGAGAGGTCGAACACGGGGACCCTCCAGAAGACGCGTTCGGGGGCTGGGTGGTCGTCGGTGCGCGCGACGGGACGCTGCCGGCCCGTCGCCGTGGTCCTGTGGACATGCTCTGATCTGCGGTGATGCCATGCTGCTGGCATCCTGACGAAGATAATCCGAACACGTACTATCTCGCCTTGGCAAGGGGTGCGCGCCGAGTTCGCCCACCCGGATTCCTGGCCGACCGTCAGGACCGCGACTCCCGCGGCCCGATCGGCGCCCGGGCGCGCGCAGCGGGGCGCGGCCCCCGGCCGCGCCCCGCCGACTGCCCCCGGATCCCGCTACGGCAGGGGGCCGATCACCTGCCCGGACGCGTCCCGCACCGTGATGGCCATCGCCGGGCACACCTCGGCCGCGTCCAACGCCCGCTCGTCCTCGGGGATCTCCTCCCGCACCGCCCGGGCGCGCGGCCCGTCCAGCGCGAACAGCTCCGGTGCGATCGCCGGGCAGGAACCCGAGGCGATGCACAGCCCCGGATCGATCTCCACCTTCCACGTCACCGCGCTCACCACCCCACCGGCAGGACCCGCGGACCGCGCACCAGCATCTGGGTCTTCCACTCGATGTCCCCGGCCACGTGCAGCCCGGGGAACCGGGTGATCAGCGCGGAGAGCGCCTCCTGGAGCTCCAGTCGGGCCAGCGGCGCGCCCAGGCAGTGGTGGACGCCGTGCCCGAAGCCGAGGTGCTGGGTGCCGGTCCGCTGGATGTCCAGCTTCCCCGGGGCGTCGAACCGCAGCGCGTCGCGGTTGGCCGCGCCCACCGCGACCAGTACGGGCTCGCCGGCCCGCACCAGCGTGCCCCCGACATCGATGTCCTCCGTGGCGTACCGCGCCTGACCCGCACCGCTCCCCAGGGGCACGAACCGCAGTAACTCCTCCACGGCGCCCCCGATCAGCTCGGGCTGCTCCCGCAGCAGGGCCAGCTGCTCCGGGTGGTCCAGCAGCGCCAGTACGAAGTTGGGGATCTGGGTGGCGGTGGTCTCGTGCCCGGCGACCAGGATGCCGACGCACAGATCGACCAGTTCGAGCTCCGTCAGCCGGTCGTCGACATCGCGCGCGTCGATCAGCGCGGTCATCAGGTCGTCCTGCGGATGCTTCCGATGCTGCGCGATCAACTTCCCCATGTACGCCCGGAGTTCCTCGCGATTGGCGTCGAACTCCTCGGCCGTCAGGGAACTCGTCGACAGGGCGGCGTCGCTCCAGGCCCGGAACTGCGGCCGGTCCTCGGTCGGCACCCCCAGCAGCCGGCAGATGACCGCCACCGGGATGGGCAGGGCGTACCGGTCGACCAGGTCGGCCGGCGGCCCGGCCGCCTCCAGCTCGTCGAGCAGCTCCCGGGTCAGCTCCCTGACCTGTGGCCGAAGTCTTTCGACCTGACGGACCGTGAACGCCTTGGCGACCAGGGTGCGCAGTCGGGTGTGATCGGGTGGGTCCATGCTCAGGATGCCGCTGTCACGGCTTCCCTCGGACTGCCGCGGCTCGTCGTGCTTGACGCTCTCGGCCCGGCTGAAGCGCTGGTCGCCCAGGACGAACCGGGCCTCGGCGTACCGCGTCACGAGCCAGGCGGGCTCGCCGTATGCCAACTTGACCTTGAGAAGACCGGGGCGACTGCGCACCCGCTCGTACTCTGCCGAAAGATCGAGGCTCTCAGCGATATTGAAGGGGTAGGAGACGGGTGCTGTGCCGGCTGTGGTCACGGTGACCTCCCTTGTGTAAGCACCTGCTTACAACGGTAGGACGTGCGCTCGGGGCGGTCAACGATGGATTGTGGCCGTCGTCATGGCCGGCACGGCGGGCCACGGTGGTCATCCGACGGACCGACGGAAAGGGGAGTGGCGATGCGGGAGGCAACGCGGGAGGTCGCGGCGCGGCCGGCGGGGGAGGCCCGGCGGGGCGGCGCCGGCGAGCAGCGCCGGGACGCACAGGGCACCCGGCGGCTGTTGCTCGACGCCGCCTCGGAACTCTTCGCCGAACGCGGCTACGAGCGCGCCACGGTCCGCGACATCGCGGCCCGGGCCGGCGTCAACCAGGCCCTGCTGTTCCGCTACTTCGGGTCGAAGAAGGCGCTGTTCGGCGAGGTGATGGCGCGCGGCGGTCAGGAGCAGCTGCGCAGCACCCCCGCCGAGCGACTCTTCGACGTCGCACTGCGCGGCATGCTCGCCGAGGGCCGCGGCCCCGGCGCCGACCGGTCGCTGGAGGTCTGCCTCCGCTCCATCGGCGGCAGCGACGAAATCGCCGAGGCGCTGCGGGGACTTGGCGACGAGTACGCCGAGGTGCTGGCCACCCTCTCGCGGGCCGAGGACGGCGCGCTGCGCGGCGATCTGGCGCTGTCCTGGCTGCTGGGCATCGGCCTGATGCGCGTGGTGGTCGGAAAGGAGCCACTGGCCAGCGCCGATCCGAACACCGTCTCGCGCCTGGTCGGGGAGGCCCTGGGCACCCTGCTGGAAGGACTGCCGAAGGCGGAGTGACGCCGTGCGGCAGGGATGTGCTCGGGGTGGCGCGGCCGGTGCTGCGTTCCGGTGACCCTCCGGCGGGTCTCCGCACAGGGCTGGATGGCCGACCTATTGTCGCGATTGCAGCAGAATGTTCCTTTTCTGCCCAGCTGAGTAAAGGTGGAACAATGCTTCGTTCGATTCCTCGCGGGCTTGCGGTGGCCGGCCTCGCCGCGGCCACCCTGGTGGTCCCGGCGGCGGGCGCCGCCACCGCGACGACCCCCAGCAGCGCGCACACCACGCTGTGCCCCGCCCACAGCCGGTGCCACGCCAAGCCGGCCCGCCACCACGGCAAGGGCGGCAGCCACGAAGGCCGGCACGGGCGCGCCCGTTACGACGACGGTTACGGGCGCAGCAGCGAGCACCGTCGCTACGACGACGACTACGGCCGCCGGGACGACGACTACGGCCGCCGCGACGACGACGGCGGCCGTCGCAGCGACTCGGGTCGGCGCGACGACGACTCCGGGCGCCGTAGCGACGGCGGGCGCCGCGGCGACTCGGGTCGGCGCGACGACGACGGCCGCGAGGAGTCGGCCCGCCTCGCCGACGGCCTGGGCCGGCACGGCCTCCTCGGCCTCGACTTCCTCGGGCTGCTCTAGTCGTCGAGTTCCAGCGCGTCGCCACCCCAGTGGGCCCGGGTCCGGCACCCGGGCCCACCGGCATGAGGAGGCGCCACCCTCCCCGGCCGTGCCGTCACGGGTGTGCGAGCGGCCGCAATCCGCCGTGCACCGGTGTCAGTTCGCTCGCGTACCGGGCCGGCGGCACCGGAAGGGTGCGGCGCGGCGGCAGCACGTCCGGCGCCCGGTGCGGCCGCAGCGCGGTCAGCGCCATCTCGGTCTCCTCCATCAGTGCCCGGTAGGACACCAGTCGCTGCCATTCGGGATCGGCGACCCCGGGCACCGTCGCGCACCGCTCCGTCCAGATCTGCACCAGCCCCGCGTACACGGGGGTCTGCCGGACGACCTCGGCGTTGATCCGCGGCGGCGCGGGTGCGACCTCCGTGCCGGGCGGCAGGGACGGGTCCATCGGAGGGCGGGGGACGAAGGCGGTTCGGCCATGGCCGGCAACGGTGACGGATGAGGGAACACTCATGGCCGTTGAAACGATGCGTCCCGACGATCGGTCACTGCGGATACGCCCGGTCGGCCCCGCATACCCCGTCTCATAACATCCCAAAGCACTGCGCGCGATGCAGGGAATATCACCTCTTACAGTGATCTCTCATTGAGAACCGGACCAACACCGGCCAAAAGGCGTTGACGCTGACATGGAACCGAGGGAGTTGTGGGAGCGCCACGCGGTACTCGCACAGGCGTTTTGCATCAGCGATGACGAGGTCCGCCGGACGCAAGGACTCCTCGACGAGGCCGAGGCCCGCCGCTCGCGGACCCTGGCCGCCTTCGCGGTGACCGTGGGCAGCGACGAGGTGGTCGCCGATCTGCTCGGCCTCGACGCCCGCGAAGTGCGCCTGGCCCGCCGTACGGTCGGCAAGGACGACGCCCGTGCGGTGGCCAAGAGCCTGCTCGACGAGTCCGCCAGGGAGCGCCGCGCCGCCCGTCGGGCCGACACCTCGGAGCGGCCGGAGCGGCCGGAGCAGAACCGGTCCATCTCGCCGGCCGCCGCGGCCGCCGCGGCCGCGGCCGCCGCAGCCGCGATCGGCAACGGCTGGCCCCGGGCCACCACCGCGGGCAGCGCGTCCACCATCCCCGTCGCCCCGGCCGCCCCGCCGGACGCCACC is a genomic window containing:
- a CDS encoding MarR family winged helix-turn-helix transcriptional regulator codes for the protein MADETTSSAPGSPEAPRTAEAGVAIPHALTAAPGYQVRRLYQAYLAVWVRAVDPTLTGPQFAVLTAVDATPGRDQRSMASAVALDTSTMADVARRLEGRGLIVRRTDTADGRRKLLFLTEEGERTLHAARERTRQLDERLLAPYGAGQRADVMHLLTSLADRWEGLAADS
- a CDS encoding alpha/beta fold hydrolase: MPQYRQHEDYQQYGKYGEHGEYGAREQAPESRRPAASGRSVLQSALADLADVPATSRWVRSGATRLHVLDYGGDGPALVVLPGITSPAVTMDFVVRELTDLVRPLVLDVRGRGLSDGSADGPSDDGDGDGDGDGRGYRLEVYAEDTEAVIEGLGLARPLLFGHSMGARIAAVVAARGRVAIGGSVLADPPMSGPGRGPYPTTLAAFLGQLAEAERGTDAEEVARSWPRWPRREQELRARWLSSCDRRAIAATHRGFETEDFFAWWPAVTGRTALLYGAQSPVVTAAGAQEARASLPSAAVTAVPDAGHMLFWDNPPAARAALRAALRPMVG
- a CDS encoding isochorismatase family protein, encoding MSHYGTATDRTYERAGFGAPVRRGRRPALIVVDLTRGFTEDRFPTGADLTEVVAATARLIEAGRPAGVPVLFTAIAYTSAEVAGDHITWLRKAPGLGTLLEGGEAVALDPRLPRRESDPLVVKKGASAFFGTPLAATLTGLGCDTAVVCGATTSGCVRATAVDAVQSGFPVLVPRECVGDRAAGPHDAALFDIQAKYGDVIALEDAIGYLGGPAGD
- a CDS encoding SRPBCC family protein; the protein is MQLSNTVPVNAAPDAVFALVNDVQRVASCMPGAVLDGRDGDAWQGRVRVKVGPITAAYAGTVRFLETDADRRRLRVQARGADAHGNGDAEAEVTLTVTEAPEGARLELVTDLVIRGKLAQFGKGAIGTVSTRILEQFARNLGGLLAAERGGTATTTPVTTAAPAGPVPAPAPTTAAGADLDGLSVVFGPALRPVLAKYGPLAVAFAVGVGEGWLLGRLAGMRRELRTLHRGRA
- a CDS encoding (2Fe-2S)-binding protein: MTTHSRPTDAPAADAPAPEAPELQLMVLDVNGERHEVITEPRRTLVDVLRHELRLTGTHVGCEHGICGACTVLVDDRPVRACLMFAAQAEGARIRTVESLSAGSCGRPDELGDLQRAFRERHALQCGFCTPGFLMLAEGFLAERPDADREQIREAVAANLCRCTGYQPIVEAIEQCAAARRAARPDARKEK
- a CDS encoding xanthine dehydrogenase family protein molybdopterin-binding subunit, with translation MTRGENGARQGEGRLIGRSVPRREDPRLLTGRGRFVDDIALPGMLHAQFVRSTVAHGEITAIDLSAVRAVPGVVAAFTAEDLKAGDIIARLDRPPQEFVTTAMPVLARDRVRYVGEPVAIVVARDAYAAEDGIEAARVRYAVRPPVTSEAAALADGAPLVHAEAARNTLVDVELFATDGIDEVFAAADRVVRVEARTGRQNALPLETRGAVAHWDDREEQLVLHTCTQVPHQVRTVASRCLRLAERAVRVVVPDMGGGFGLKCVVGREEIAAAAAALRLRRPVKWIEDRKDALSASFLAREQHYDVRAAFDANGRILALDADVVCDMGAYSCYPFTAGIEPLMAAAEMPGVYTVPAYRVRGRAVATNKAPSAPYRGVSRPQYVMVMERLFERAARELDLDPVEIRRRNLITSFPYTGVNGITYDPGSYRESLDLCERTLRAEGWYDRQRTARAEGRHVGIGYACFSERTGYGSAAFAQRKMAVVPGFDLSEARMDPSGAVTVTTGTMSHGQSHETTLAQIVADELGLDLDKVRLHQGDTDRVPYGWGTFASRSVAIGGSAVRLAAGRLGDKLRALAAARWDVPVDRTALGRGEVFRRDDPDTAIGYVELAELAYLRADLLPKDIEPGLTATASFDVFNDGTFSNATHGTVVELAPDTGRVEILRYVCVEDCGVAINPQVVEGQCRGGIAQGIAGALFERVTYDAQGEPSATSFMDYKVPTAHEIPDVAIHHLQTPCAFTETGAKGAGEGGTIGAPAAVLNAVNDALRPTGVELDDTPITPETVHRALHRRHYQESTR
- a CDS encoding FAD binding domain-containing protein, with protein sequence MKPAPFRYHRARDVHGTTQLLAELGEDAKVIAGGQSLVAMMNFRLARPSHLVDIGALRALDHLGAGPDGALHIGALTTHHTVETAPDEVLGTGFAVLRRAMGWIGHLPIRTRGTVGGSVAHADATAEWCLLAVALGARLRVAGPGGQRRVPAEEFFVGPYTSVLEPDELLTEIVFPRPAPHAALTEFAERKGDFALVSAVVDLDIDGGRVRGGRVGLGGVAPVPVRVPAAEAVLAGGGSFAECAAVAAAAVDPPDDAGGSTAYRRQLVRALVERACAEAAEATERREAGRR